Proteins from a genomic interval of Bos mutus isolate GX-2022 chromosome 26, NWIPB_WYAK_1.1, whole genome shotgun sequence:
- the LCOR gene encoding ligand-dependent corepressor isoform X7 yields the protein MVKLCTHHQKQFIRVLNDLYTESQPSSEDLQSSDSGAMDASTCDAGCAQLGTRHAEKDALCLNMKSSTSVDLSIDSGGSHSPPHLTEQALKEPLPETNSVDGREKTLTIVQKDSSELPTTKPNSMDNSTLGYLTAPNSSSLNFHRISKNLEGQTTEQEQDTDVKICEDGKDHVQSAALVENLIAVKAAAENNEESNSCIVSQRNSFKALSEEAWDSGFMGNSPRTADKENALQCSSKTPLRQDLEACEQDSRPKQENHLHSLGRNKMGYHLQPSDKSQFDHSKDGWLAPSPMPPVHKASNGHSRTKMIPTSIKTARKSKRASGLRINDYDNQCDVVYISQPITECHFENQRSILSSRKTARKSTRGYFFNGDCCELPTVRTLAKNLHSQEKASCSTVASEAVVTPKQTLVTSAPQPTVEVEHPREDKPEEPSKETTPLTEGDRDASPEKESQEPEVCLVTNNANPSGSPTSKETAASSPVWPLLAHLPEEDPPEGSSMVSAPTGSEMSSPERDQQPAEVLSTEEMSVPRDCPLLPSADSISEGGSDDVAPRPVSPPETAEREESPLCSESQSASAGLDPPMSPGKAEEEPSVATEAETEDAQELDTDPLSKESSTLTNENPSEIEESEAAGGTEKLEGEDGDVKHPSEKDACDQNTESPEENLDKKKKGRKFPEASDRCLRSQLADSSSAERCLKNQSSDSSSPSADVKVSKSSGTKRSKKEGYPVGTIPESFPTEGCHTKALEDTENPVVNEKTPEKDAEQEVEVGGVITRQTLKNMLVKEVKGEEGSIFPSSDPLATVGQTLPGEKLEIYVQSKLGENSTQEPSESIPCTFPEQSQGKPGPVPAKETEEAVNETDSADSQHKDGDSDDVPSSTLGSSSSGNDDTAVPPKWAPRLTRLTSSTYNLRHTHSLDSLDTIKVTSEKEAAQGSPIPKENAASESGDPVDEGDVDTVMDEQPKFVEWCAEEENQELIANFNAQYMKVQKGWIQLEKEAQPTPRARNKSDKLKEIWKSKKRSRKCRGSLEVQKFSPVQMLFMTNFKLSNVCKWFLETTETRSLVIVKKVNTRLPGDIPPVKHPLQKYPPSSLYPSSLQAERLKKHLKKFPGATPAKNNWKTQKLWAKFRENPDQVEPEDGSDVSLSSSPEESVEEAKEGRSSHPPTSSPTPASTRILRKYSNIRGKLRAQQRLIRNEKLESPVGPAVESKQSCKSVCINPLMSPKLALQVGADGFPIKPKSPDATKARKGKQVPEVLPKAEVQNKRRRTEGGSTQDRKDKGPAVRASRERHVDGSTRISAAKKPAARDRSSQLPKKTSSKENKVKIPKKSPGKSCPPSRKEKENANKRPTQSSASDPVTKSAKQKGAGESSSRPQKTTNRKQSSGKTRARPSTKTPENSAAQRKRKRKAKLDSSHSKRRRLDAK from the coding sequence ATGGTCAAATTGTGCACACATCATCAGAAGCAGTTCATTCGTGTTCTGAACGATCTGTACACTGAGTCTCAGCCCAGCTCTGAGGACCTGCAGTCTTCTGATTCTGGAGCCATGGACGCTTCCACCTGCGATGCTGGCTGTGCCCAGCTAGGCACCAGACATGCAGAAAAGGATGCTCTGTGTCTCAACATGAAGTCTTCTACTTCTGTAGACTTGTCCATAGACTCTGGAGGCTCTCATAGCCCTCCACATTTGACAGAGCAGGCCCTAAAGGAGCCTCTGCCTGAGACAAATTCTGTAGATGGACGAGAGAAGACTCTGACTATTGTCCAAAAAGATTCCTCTGAACTTCCAACCACTAAACCTAATTCAATGGATAATTCCACTCTGGGATACCTCACTGCACCGAATTCTTCCTCATTAAACTTCCACCGCATCTCTAAGAACCTGGAGGGGCAGACCACTGAACAGGAGCAAGACACAGATGTGAAAATATGTGAAGATGGTAAAGACCATGTGCAGAGCGCAGCTTTAGTAGAAAATCTAATTGCAGTAAAAGCGGCAGCTGAAAATAATGAGGAGAGCAACAGCTGTATTGTTTCTCAAAGAAATTCATTCAAAGCTTTATCAGAAGAGGCTTGGGACTCAGGGTTTATGGGGAATTCACCTAGAACTGCTGACAAAGAGAATGCTTTACAGTGTAGCTCAAAAACACCTTTACGCCAGGACTTAGAGGCATGTGAACAAGATTCAAGGCCAAAGCAAGAGAACCATCTTCACTCcctaggaagaaataaaatgggtTACCATTTACAGCCCAGTGATAAGAGCCAGTTTGATCATTCCAAAGATGGTTGGTTAGCCCCCAGCCCCATGCCACCTGTACACAAAGCATCAAATGGACACTCACGAACCAAGATGATACCCACCTCCATTAAGACAGCTCGGAAAAGTAAAAGAGCATCAGGGTTGAGGATAAATGATTATGATAACCAGTGTGATGTCGTTTATATCAGCCAGCCAATAACAGAATGCCACTTTGAGAATCAAAGATCGATATTATCTTCTCGGAAAACAGCCAGGAAGAGTACTCGAGGATACTTTTTCAATGGCGATTGTTGTGAGCTGCCAACCGTTCGCACGCTGGCCAAGAATTTACACTCCCAAGAAAAAGCAAGCTGCTCAACTGTGGCATCAGAGGCAGTGGTCACTCCCAAGCAGACCCTTGTCACGTCAGCACCTCAACCTACAGTAGAAGTAGAGCATCCCAGAGAAGACAAGCCTGAAGAACCTAGTAAAGAAACAACCCCTCTCACGGAAGGAGACAGAGATGCATCACCTGAAAAGGAATCTCAAGAGCCAGAGGTTTGCCTCGTGACGAATAATGCAAACCCAAGTGGCTCCCCCACATCAAAAGAAACAGCAGCCTCCAGCCCAGTGTGGCCCCTCCTTGCTCATCTTCCTGAAGAGGACCCACCAGAAGGCAGCTCCATGGTCTCAGCTCCCACAGGAAGTGAGATGTCTTCCCCTGAACGAGACCAGCAGCCAGCTGAAGTGCTGAGTACAGAGGAGATGAGTGTACCCCGAGACTGTCCCCTACTTCCCTCCGCAGACAGCATTTCTGAGGGAGGCAGTGACGATGTTGCCCCCAGACCTGTTTCCCCTCCTGAAacagcagagagagaggaaagccCTCTGTGTTCAGAAAGTCAAAGTGCCTCCGCGGGCTTGGATCCTCCCATGAGCCCAGGAAAGGCCGAGGAAGAGCCAAGTGTCGCTACTGAGGCTGAGACCGAAGACGCTCAAGAGCTAGATACCGACCCACTCTCAAAGGAAAGCAGCACTTTGACAAATGAAAACCCCAGTGAGATTGAGGAAAGTGAGGCAGCAGGTGGTACAGAAAAACTAGAGGGAGAGGACGGTGATGTAAAACATCCTTCAGAGAAAGATGCATGCGATCAAAACACCGAGTCACCTGAAGAAAATCTGGACAAGAAGAAAAAAGGTAGAAAATTCCCGGAGGCCTCTGATAGGTGTCTGCGAAGTCAACTTGCAGATTCTTCCTCTGCCGAGAGGTGCCTAAAAAATCAAAGTTCAGATTCTTCCTCTCCTAGTGCTGATGTCAAGGTTTCTAAAAGTTCTGGTACAAAACGCTCTAAAAAAGAAGGGTACCCTGTTGGGACAATACCCGAGAGCTTCCCTACTGAAGGCTGCCATACAAAAGCTCTAGAAGACACTGAAAACCCAGTTGTCAACGAAAAGACCCCTGAGAAAGACGCTGAGCAGGAGGTTGAAGTGGGTGGGGTGATCACCAGGCAGACTTTGAAAAACATGCTGGTGAAAGAAGTCAAGGGGGAAGAAGGAAGTATTTTCCCCAGCAGTGATCCCTTAGCCACAGTTGGCCAGACCCTGCCTGGAGAGAAACTGGAAATCTATGTTCAGTCTAAATTAGGTGAGAACAGTACTCAAGAGCCCTCTGAAAGCATTCCTTGTACTTTCCCAGAACAATCACAGGGGAAGCCAGGACCTGTTCCTGCAAAGGAGACGGAGGAGGCCGTGAATGAAACAGACAGTGCCGACAGCCAGCATAAAGATGGCGATAGTGATGACGTGCCGTCTAGCACGCTGGGATCATCAAGTAGTGGAAATGACGACACTGCAGTGCCCCCAAAATGGGCCCCACGGCTTACAAGACTGACCTCCTCCACCTACAACCTAAGACACACTCATTCTTTGGACTCTTTGGATACTATAAAAGTGACTTCCGAAAAGGAAGCAGCACAAGGAAGcccaatcccaaaggaaaatgCAGCTTCCGAGAGTGGAGATCCCGTAGATGAGGGTGATGTGGACACCGTGATGGACGAGCAGCCCAAGTTTGTGGAATGGTGTGCTGAGGAGGAGAACCAAGAGCTCATTGCCAACTTCAACGCCCAGTACATGAAAGTTCAGAAGGGCTGGATCCAGCTGGAGAAAGAAGCCCAGCCAACGCCAAGGGCAAGGAACAAGTCTGATAAGCTGAAGGAGATTTGGAAAAGCAAGAAAAGGTCACGGAAATGTCGGGGTTCACTGGAGGTTCAGAAGTTTTCTCCTGTTCAGATGCTGTTTATGACAAACTTTAAATTGTCTAATGTTTGTAAGTGGTTCTTAGAGACAACTGAAACCCGGTCTCTCGTCATTGTGAAGAAGGTCAATACTCGTCTTCCAGGTGACATCCCACCCGTCAAGCACCCTCTTCAGAAGTACCCTCCTTCCAGCCTGTACCCCAGTTCACTACAGGCCGAACGCTTGAAAAAACACTTGAAGAAATTTCCCGGAGCTACTCCTGCCAAGAACAATTGGAAAACACAGAAGCTCTGGGCTAAATTTCGAGAGAATCCCGACCAGGTGGAGCCAGAGGATGGCAGTGACGTGAGCCTCAGCTCCAGTCCTGAAGAGAGTGTAGAGGAGGCCAAGGAAGGTAGAAGCAGCCATCCTCCCACCAGCTCACCGACCCCAGCCAGTACCCGCATCCTTAGGAAGTACTCCAACATTCGAGGAAAGCTCAGAGCCCAGCAGCGTTTGATCAGGAACGAGAAACTCGAAAGCCCAGTTGGTCCGGCTGTGGAAAGCAAACAGAGTTGCAAGAGTGTGTGCATCAACCCTCTGATGTCCCCCAAGCTCGCCCTGCAAGTCGGTGCAGATGGGTTTCCCATTAAACCCAAGAGCCCCGATGCAACGAAGGCAAGGAAAGGGAAGCAGGTGCCTGAGGTCTTGCCAAAAGCCGAGGTTCAGAATAAACGCAGGAGGACAGAAGGCGGCAGCACTCAGGACAGGAAGGACAAAGGGCCTGCGGTGAGGGCCAGCAGAGAAAGGCATGTTGATGGGTCCACCAGAATCTCCGCTGCCAAGAAGCCAGCCGCAAGGGACAGAAGCAGCCAGCTGCCCAAAAAGACATCTTCAAAAGAGAATAAAGTGAAGATCCCTAAAAAATCACCTGGGAAGAGCTGCCCGCcctccaggaaagaaaaagagaatgcaaACAAAAGACCTACCCAGTCCTCTGCCTCGGATCCCGTGACAAAATCTGCAAAGCAAAAAGGGGCAGGTGAGTCCTCTTCCAGGCCACAGAAAACCACAAATAGAAAGCAGAGCAGTGGAAAGACTCGGGCCAGACCCTCAACAAAAACCCCAGAGAACAGTGCGGCCCAGAGAAAGCGAAAGCGGAAGGCAAAGCTGGACTCTTCGCACAGCAAACGAAGGCGGTTGGATGCAAAGTGA
- the LCOR gene encoding ligand-dependent corepressor isoform X6 → MQRMIQQFAAEYTSKNSSTQDPSQPNSTKNQSLPKASPVTTSPTAATAQNPVLSKLLMADQDSPLDLTVRKSQSEPSEQDGVLDLSTKKSPCAGSTSLSHSPGCSSTQGNGENSAEAIAVHSNHQSKSPLEKFMVKLCTHHQKQFIRVLNDLYTESQPSSEDLQSSDSGAMDASTCDAGCAQLGTRHAEKDALCLNMKSSTSVDLSIDSGGSHSPPHLTEQALKEPLPETNSVDGREKTLTIVQKDSSELPTTKPNSMDNSTLGYLTAPNSSSLNFHRISKNLEGQTTEQEQDTDVKICEDGKDHVQSAALVENLIAVKAAAENNEESNSCIVSQRNSFKALSEEAWDSGFMGNSPRTADKENALQCSSKTPLRQDLEACEQDSRPKQENHLHSLGRNKMGYHLQPSDKSQFDHSKDGWLAPSPMPPVHKASNGHSRTKMIPTSIKTARKSKRASGLRINDYDNQCDVVYISQPITECHFENQRSILSSRKTARKSTRGYFFNGDCCELPTVRTLAKNLHSQEKASCSTVASEAVVTPKQTLVTSAPQPTVEVEHPREDKPEEPSKETTPLTEGDRDASPEKESQEPEVCLVTNNANPSGSPTSKETAASSPVWPLLAHLPEEDPPEGSSMVSAPTGSEMSSPERDQQPAEVLSTEEMSVPRDCPLLPSADSISEGGSDDVAPRPVSPPETAEREESPLCSESQSASAGLDPPMSPGKAEEEPSVATEAETEDAQELDTDPLSKESSTLTNENPSEIEESEAAGGTEKLEGEDGDVKHPSEKDACDQNTESPEENLDKKKKGRKFPEASDRCLRSQLADSSSAERCLKNQSSDSSSPSADVKVSKSSGTKRSKKEGYPVGTIPESFPTEGCHTKALEDTENPVVNEKTPEKDAEQEVEVGGVITRQTLKNMLVKEVKGEEGSIFPSSDPLATVGQTLPGEKLEIYVQSKLGENSTQEPSESIPCTFPEQSQGKPGPVPAKETEEAVNETDSADSQHKDGDSDDVPSSTLGSSSSGNDDTAVPPKWAPRLTRLTSSTYNLRHTHSLDSLDTIKVTSEKEAAQGSPIPKENAASESGDPVDEGDVDTVMDEQPKFVEWCAEEENQELIANFNAQYMKVQKGWIQLEKEAQPTPRARNKSDKLKEIWKSKKRSRKCRGSLEVQKFSPVQMLFMTNFKLSNVCKWFLETTETRSLVIVKKVNTRLPGDIPPVKHPLQKYPPSSLYPSSLQAERLKKHLKKFPGATPAKNNWKTQKLWAKFRENPDQVEPEDGSDVSLSSSPEESVEEAKEGRSSHPPTSSPTPASTRILRKYSNIRGKLRAQQRLIRNEKLESPVGPAVESKQSCKSVCINPLMSPKLALQVGADGFPIKPKSPDATKARKGKQVPEVLPKAEVQNKRRRTEGGSTQDRKDKGPAVRASRERHVDGSTRISAAKKPAARDRSSQLPKKTSSKENKVKIPKKSPGKSCPPSRKEKENANKRPTQSSASDPVTKSAKQKGAGESSSRPQKTTNRKQSSGKTRARPSTKTPENSAAQRKRKRKAKLDSSHSKRRRLDAK, encoded by the coding sequence TGAGAACTCAGCAGAGGCAATAGCAGTACATTCTAATCATCAGTCGAAGTCCCCACTGGAGAAGTTTATGGTCAAATTGTGCACACATCATCAGAAGCAGTTCATTCGTGTTCTGAACGATCTGTACACTGAGTCTCAGCCCAGCTCTGAGGACCTGCAGTCTTCTGATTCTGGAGCCATGGACGCTTCCACCTGCGATGCTGGCTGTGCCCAGCTAGGCACCAGACATGCAGAAAAGGATGCTCTGTGTCTCAACATGAAGTCTTCTACTTCTGTAGACTTGTCCATAGACTCTGGAGGCTCTCATAGCCCTCCACATTTGACAGAGCAGGCCCTAAAGGAGCCTCTGCCTGAGACAAATTCTGTAGATGGACGAGAGAAGACTCTGACTATTGTCCAAAAAGATTCCTCTGAACTTCCAACCACTAAACCTAATTCAATGGATAATTCCACTCTGGGATACCTCACTGCACCGAATTCTTCCTCATTAAACTTCCACCGCATCTCTAAGAACCTGGAGGGGCAGACCACTGAACAGGAGCAAGACACAGATGTGAAAATATGTGAAGATGGTAAAGACCATGTGCAGAGCGCAGCTTTAGTAGAAAATCTAATTGCAGTAAAAGCGGCAGCTGAAAATAATGAGGAGAGCAACAGCTGTATTGTTTCTCAAAGAAATTCATTCAAAGCTTTATCAGAAGAGGCTTGGGACTCAGGGTTTATGGGGAATTCACCTAGAACTGCTGACAAAGAGAATGCTTTACAGTGTAGCTCAAAAACACCTTTACGCCAGGACTTAGAGGCATGTGAACAAGATTCAAGGCCAAAGCAAGAGAACCATCTTCACTCcctaggaagaaataaaatgggtTACCATTTACAGCCCAGTGATAAGAGCCAGTTTGATCATTCCAAAGATGGTTGGTTAGCCCCCAGCCCCATGCCACCTGTACACAAAGCATCAAATGGACACTCACGAACCAAGATGATACCCACCTCCATTAAGACAGCTCGGAAAAGTAAAAGAGCATCAGGGTTGAGGATAAATGATTATGATAACCAGTGTGATGTCGTTTATATCAGCCAGCCAATAACAGAATGCCACTTTGAGAATCAAAGATCGATATTATCTTCTCGGAAAACAGCCAGGAAGAGTACTCGAGGATACTTTTTCAATGGCGATTGTTGTGAGCTGCCAACCGTTCGCACGCTGGCCAAGAATTTACACTCCCAAGAAAAAGCAAGCTGCTCAACTGTGGCATCAGAGGCAGTGGTCACTCCCAAGCAGACCCTTGTCACGTCAGCACCTCAACCTACAGTAGAAGTAGAGCATCCCAGAGAAGACAAGCCTGAAGAACCTAGTAAAGAAACAACCCCTCTCACGGAAGGAGACAGAGATGCATCACCTGAAAAGGAATCTCAAGAGCCAGAGGTTTGCCTCGTGACGAATAATGCAAACCCAAGTGGCTCCCCCACATCAAAAGAAACAGCAGCCTCCAGCCCAGTGTGGCCCCTCCTTGCTCATCTTCCTGAAGAGGACCCACCAGAAGGCAGCTCCATGGTCTCAGCTCCCACAGGAAGTGAGATGTCTTCCCCTGAACGAGACCAGCAGCCAGCTGAAGTGCTGAGTACAGAGGAGATGAGTGTACCCCGAGACTGTCCCCTACTTCCCTCCGCAGACAGCATTTCTGAGGGAGGCAGTGACGATGTTGCCCCCAGACCTGTTTCCCCTCCTGAAacagcagagagagaggaaagccCTCTGTGTTCAGAAAGTCAAAGTGCCTCCGCGGGCTTGGATCCTCCCATGAGCCCAGGAAAGGCCGAGGAAGAGCCAAGTGTCGCTACTGAGGCTGAGACCGAAGACGCTCAAGAGCTAGATACCGACCCACTCTCAAAGGAAAGCAGCACTTTGACAAATGAAAACCCCAGTGAGATTGAGGAAAGTGAGGCAGCAGGTGGTACAGAAAAACTAGAGGGAGAGGACGGTGATGTAAAACATCCTTCAGAGAAAGATGCATGCGATCAAAACACCGAGTCACCTGAAGAAAATCTGGACAAGAAGAAAAAAGGTAGAAAATTCCCGGAGGCCTCTGATAGGTGTCTGCGAAGTCAACTTGCAGATTCTTCCTCTGCCGAGAGGTGCCTAAAAAATCAAAGTTCAGATTCTTCCTCTCCTAGTGCTGATGTCAAGGTTTCTAAAAGTTCTGGTACAAAACGCTCTAAAAAAGAAGGGTACCCTGTTGGGACAATACCCGAGAGCTTCCCTACTGAAGGCTGCCATACAAAAGCTCTAGAAGACACTGAAAACCCAGTTGTCAACGAAAAGACCCCTGAGAAAGACGCTGAGCAGGAGGTTGAAGTGGGTGGGGTGATCACCAGGCAGACTTTGAAAAACATGCTGGTGAAAGAAGTCAAGGGGGAAGAAGGAAGTATTTTCCCCAGCAGTGATCCCTTAGCCACAGTTGGCCAGACCCTGCCTGGAGAGAAACTGGAAATCTATGTTCAGTCTAAATTAGGTGAGAACAGTACTCAAGAGCCCTCTGAAAGCATTCCTTGTACTTTCCCAGAACAATCACAGGGGAAGCCAGGACCTGTTCCTGCAAAGGAGACGGAGGAGGCCGTGAATGAAACAGACAGTGCCGACAGCCAGCATAAAGATGGCGATAGTGATGACGTGCCGTCTAGCACGCTGGGATCATCAAGTAGTGGAAATGACGACACTGCAGTGCCCCCAAAATGGGCCCCACGGCTTACAAGACTGACCTCCTCCACCTACAACCTAAGACACACTCATTCTTTGGACTCTTTGGATACTATAAAAGTGACTTCCGAAAAGGAAGCAGCACAAGGAAGcccaatcccaaaggaaaatgCAGCTTCCGAGAGTGGAGATCCCGTAGATGAGGGTGATGTGGACACCGTGATGGACGAGCAGCCCAAGTTTGTGGAATGGTGTGCTGAGGAGGAGAACCAAGAGCTCATTGCCAACTTCAACGCCCAGTACATGAAAGTTCAGAAGGGCTGGATCCAGCTGGAGAAAGAAGCCCAGCCAACGCCAAGGGCAAGGAACAAGTCTGATAAGCTGAAGGAGATTTGGAAAAGCAAGAAAAGGTCACGGAAATGTCGGGGTTCACTGGAGGTTCAGAAGTTTTCTCCTGTTCAGATGCTGTTTATGACAAACTTTAAATTGTCTAATGTTTGTAAGTGGTTCTTAGAGACAACTGAAACCCGGTCTCTCGTCATTGTGAAGAAGGTCAATACTCGTCTTCCAGGTGACATCCCACCCGTCAAGCACCCTCTTCAGAAGTACCCTCCTTCCAGCCTGTACCCCAGTTCACTACAGGCCGAACGCTTGAAAAAACACTTGAAGAAATTTCCCGGAGCTACTCCTGCCAAGAACAATTGGAAAACACAGAAGCTCTGGGCTAAATTTCGAGAGAATCCCGACCAGGTGGAGCCAGAGGATGGCAGTGACGTGAGCCTCAGCTCCAGTCCTGAAGAGAGTGTAGAGGAGGCCAAGGAAGGTAGAAGCAGCCATCCTCCCACCAGCTCACCGACCCCAGCCAGTACCCGCATCCTTAGGAAGTACTCCAACATTCGAGGAAAGCTCAGAGCCCAGCAGCGTTTGATCAGGAACGAGAAACTCGAAAGCCCAGTTGGTCCGGCTGTGGAAAGCAAACAGAGTTGCAAGAGTGTGTGCATCAACCCTCTGATGTCCCCCAAGCTCGCCCTGCAAGTCGGTGCAGATGGGTTTCCCATTAAACCCAAGAGCCCCGATGCAACGAAGGCAAGGAAAGGGAAGCAGGTGCCTGAGGTCTTGCCAAAAGCCGAGGTTCAGAATAAACGCAGGAGGACAGAAGGCGGCAGCACTCAGGACAGGAAGGACAAAGGGCCTGCGGTGAGGGCCAGCAGAGAAAGGCATGTTGATGGGTCCACCAGAATCTCCGCTGCCAAGAAGCCAGCCGCAAGGGACAGAAGCAGCCAGCTGCCCAAAAAGACATCTTCAAAAGAGAATAAAGTGAAGATCCCTAAAAAATCACCTGGGAAGAGCTGCCCGCcctccaggaaagaaaaagagaatgcaaACAAAAGACCTACCCAGTCCTCTGCCTCGGATCCCGTGACAAAATCTGCAAAGCAAAAAGGGGCAGGTGAGTCCTCTTCCAGGCCACAGAAAACCACAAATAGAAAGCAGAGCAGTGGAAAGACTCGGGCCAGACCCTCAACAAAAACCCCAGAGAACAGTGCGGCCCAGAGAAAGCGAAAGCGGAAGGCAAAGCTGGACTCTTCGCACAGCAAACGAAGGCGGTTGGATGCAAAGTGA